The following DNA comes from Denticeps clupeoides chromosome 14, fDenClu1.1, whole genome shotgun sequence.
TCTCATGATTGTACTATCACGTAGTGGGCTAAAGGGTGATGTATTCAATTCAGTGAATTGAACAGAGCTCATAACATTCAACAAATcaaccaagacacacacacacacacacacacacacacacacacacacagacgaacaaataaaaaaaaatgaagaaatggaGCAATCCCACAAGAAATCAGGCGCTGAACACTTAGAGCTTttcacagtaaacacacacagtgtgcacTCAGGTCTCTCTTTTTCACACAAACGCTCACACACATTGTAAAGAGTGACAGAAAAGAAGGAAATTGAGAGAATaggagagaaaggaaaaaaatctaGGTGTTCCGGGGAGAAGGAGAGGACTGTTCTTCAGGGACCACTGACTGAATGCGAGGAAGGCTGGTGACAAACAGCAATCAGGTTGCCGGCAGCAGGCTTCCTACTGACAGCAATTCCACTGTGGCCACTGAAATCCTTCAAACACCTTCTAAACAGCTGCAGCCATTTCACTTCTATTCACTTTTATTTGTACAGCACCGTAGAGCAGTGCTCGTGGTCCCAGCTCACGAAAACATCTTCATGAACAAATGAATACAGAGGTGAAGTAAACGCGGATCTCTGTAAAtgaattctttattcatggtgGGAGGAGAAATATTCAAATCGGGCCATTTAGAgcatttaatatgaaaatgttgGTTGGTTTCTTTTCATTATTGGTTGTTTGAGTCAAGGCTCAAAGGAAGTGTCAAAAGAGGGTATGCCACACGACTATGGGGTACAGTGAATagtttattaatgtaaattaataaattacttAGGAGGAAAAAGAAGGTCCAGTTCCCCACACTAAAACTCAAACTAATaacagaaggagaaggagaaggagaaggagaagggcgTGACATGGAGACAATCGGGAAACAGAGAGACAGTCCGTCGGACAAGTCCAATTTGTCAACGGATATTATGGACCCCCGAAGttaagtgtaaagtgaaagggaagtaattgtcattgtgaaacactttagcacacacggtgacacaacgaaatgggtcctctgcttttaaccatcacccttggtgagcagtgggcagccatgacaggcgtccggggagcagtgtgtggggacggtgctttgctcagtggcacccttgTGGATCGTGAtccaaactggcaaccttccaataacGGGTCTGTGTCCACTGCGTTTAATTTTGGAGTCATATGAAATTGTTACTATTGGCaacataaattaaacataaaaacataaattcacAAGACGAAGAAAGAcgaaacagagcaaaaaaaaaaacataagccAGTTTGTATAATAGACACCCTTACAAATCATTTCTAATGGTCAGggcaatttttcattttttattaagaaCACAATCATGGAATAATCATCCACTTTGCAGAGAGCAAGGAATCGGATTACAACAAGAtggccatgcaggagacacGTCTTTTAAATTGTCAGTCACCGGTACTGATTCATTATAACTGCAAAGAGCTCAATGTACAATGCAGATTATGGTGGCAAATTCTCTGAACTGACTCCTGCTAGCCCTGCcttcatatatacagtacaggccaaatgtttggacacaccttctcagtcaatgtgttttctttattttcatgaccatttatattggtagattcttactgaaggcatcaaaactaagaatgaacacatgtggagctatgaaataactgaaaacatgttttgtatggtcatgaaaataaagaaaacacattgaatgagaaggtgtgtccaaacatttgacctgtactgtatatatgaagAAATGAAAGTTAACACAAAAGCGAATTTATAAACACTACAATATTAGCAGCATTGGAAAAttaaactggccaaattcacactagtacagtaTTTAGCACATCAACAGATGTGGGTTCAACTACATCACTATTTCAAactttgacaatgacaatctattattctttttgtaatAGTTTCTAATCAACCCCATGTCCTAGAAAgattaaaacatttctaaatgacactCTAAATGTTTATATGCAGTAATTTAAGACAGCAATGTGCATAAGATGCAAACATTGTGCATCCCATATAGGACTGTAACACTaatgcacaaatgcatttgACAATACAAGCAATTCTCCGGCCATCAGGAAAAACTAAAAAGTGGAATCATGCAGGAGCAGACATTTAACGAAACCTCTGACGTGGGTCCACAGAGCAGCCGGCCCCAGCGCACCAGCAGCCTGGCTCTTCTAGTCAGCTCATCATCAGGCGGACATGAGACATGAGACTAATCGCAGGGTCTGAATCAACACAATGCGCAACACAATGTGCACCCAGTCAATCAGGACAGATGATGTCCAACACTCACACATGGGTGCTTCACATATGCACCCCATGCAAATGTAGGAATCAGAAAATCAGACTTAACACAttaacagttttcttttttttgcagaaattgATACCTATAGTTACAATTTAATATAACAAATGACCAATAATGACTAGAAACCATAGCAAAATCCAACCAACAGTTTGATTTTTAGTACACAGAATAATATTTCCCCTCCAGTCAAGAATACTGTTGCCTCCtggttaaagaaaaataatgagtATCctctcattcatttatttttatgcaataACCAATCATGTCCAACTTGTGCACAGTTTATAAAGGGGGGGTTGTAAAATGTGCCATACGAGACAAAACATTCAGTCACACAATAATGACACCTTTCCTAATCATTTGATTATACAGTACCTGaaaaaagtcttgtcgcttgtgtacaaatggacctcaagtgccactgaaatatatttctaatcaagaaaTATAAGATTgttaattttattcccaacaaattttgtaataaaatttcATTACAAAACGAAACTGAAAgcattctaatattcaaagttGGTAAAGCCCactgagtcaatttttgcaaacacgtaagtgttgtcgccttgtcgtATGAGCTTCACTGGGGGTGAGCTGGGGGTGTATAAAAACACCCCcagaacactagaccttcacatcaactgcaactagacctctacaaacatgcctgagattcaccctgagactaaagtgttgattatgaagaggctgaagaccagatccactccttcaatgtgtctcagcatcaagtacagaagataaaaaaaagatttgaagagactggagatgtttttggcAAGCCCAGGTCatgcagaccccgcaagacaccTGATCGAGAGGATCGTGTGGCATtagccaaggcccacagcctgctaaaagcatggatgctggaaaagtggcagaaggtgaatttttcagatgaatcttctgttgaattacaccacagtcaccacaaatattgcagACCTACTGCAGCCGCATGGAGCCGAGattcaccaagaaaacagtgaagtttggtggcagaaaaatcatggtctggggttacatccagtatgggggtgtgtgagagatctgcaggctggaaggcaacatcaatagtctgaaatagcaagaaatcttagctaccttttatgttcccaaccataaaagaggccacattctgcagcaggatggtgctccatcataaCCTTCCATCTCCActtcaaagttcctcaaggcgaaaaAGAtgaagatgctccaggattggccagcccagtcaccaaacatgaacatcattgagcatgtgtggagtaggatgaaagaggaagcatggaagatgaaaccaaagaatattgatgaactctgggaggcatgcaagactgctttctttgctattcctgatgacttcatcacttcttaatttgctgacatatttttgtattttcagtaaatttgtttaatttctgcataggcgacaaaacttttgtcatgccaaaatcttttttcagtgaaacaaattaatttcaatgcattaaatataatttaatgcatttcagGGTTTCAGCTTTTCATATGAGTTATTTCGAACACCAATTGAttcatttgattaattaaaagtcaggttaatagcaggtgtttctacaaaataggtaagcgacaagacttttgtcagggactgtatattgTTCCATAAATTTTATAGTAAATTTTACCTACTgtgctcacacactcacatacacatatcTATGcctttttaatgtatgtacCCTGTATTTGAACCAGTGCATTATGaagctgtaaataaaaagtattttacattcaatttgTCTCATAAACCAATATCTGGTGAAATATAAGGAACAGACTAAACAGAATATACAAAtagcatgaaatgaaataataatactccaaatgaattatattaattgtattacatgtattacaatAGAGATTACATGTATTATACAAACTTTCATAGAAACTATGTAGATCATATGCATAGAGAATATGTTAAGATtggaatattaaatattaaataggtcttgtacatgtacatatatgtgcatatagaatgtattttatattagaTGTATTGTATGAATGTGTACAACAAGACCTTTCACTCTTACTTATATCCACCAGTCAAGTGTGAAATATACTCAGTGGCACACTGACATAATTTAATAAGTTTTATAAGTGAGATTTAAACGCAGATGTTCATTTGTCAGGCTCAGAAAGTAGAAATCCCTGTAGGCCACAATCACCCCAGATCACAGTACAACAACATCAGCCAGCACAACAGCATCTGCATCAATTCGTAGAAGTAGATTctgaattctgtttttttttttttgctgaaattgATACCTATAGTTACAATTTAATATGACAAATTACcaataatgaaagaaaaatccagccaatcatttcattttaagtaCACATAATAATATTTCCCCTCCAATCAGGAAtaggaataaataaattattctaGTTATAATTAAAGGAGAATTCTCTCACTCAGTTTTCATAACCACTAGTCAGAGTCCCAAATTGGGACACTGCGTGCAGGGCAGGGCTAAAGACACTCACCACATACTAACACTTAGGGACAGTCACCAATACACCAAGAGAACAGAGGAAACCTGGGCCAACATGGGGTGAACATGCAAGCTCCACAAGATCTGAGCTTGGAAGTGTGAGACCACTTCAGTAATTATAAAAACACCTTACTTCAAATAGGTTAATTGAGATTATTGAATATTATTGAATGATTGAATTAAATCGTGTTAGAGAATGAGATTTATTTTCAGCACATTTGCTTGCAGTTGGCAGAATACACCGGTGAATAAAATTGTTCctattttctgttgtttttgtcaccTTTGGGGGTACAGGGTGCCGTAATCTAGATGTTTGACATTTGAGGAGATACATTTTTCTCTTTAATTAAGTGACATTCCCCACCCAACGCTCCTCTCCTGTGAAATGTTGCACTAAAGCAAGGTTCTGAGCTCGCGTTGTTGTGCGGCTGCGGCGTGTCTCCTGTTCTCAgggaaatgagaaaaaaaagtgccttcAGAGACGGGCCATTTTCTTTCTCCCATTCTTCCTTTACGGCATGTATAATTTATTCAGCACTCATCAAAATTTCACAAGATCTATTTTGTGGCTTCCTTTCTTGTATGTCGACTCTAATTCTcattctcgctctctttctctcgcccCTTTCCTCTTTCTCTGGCTTCATTTAGATGTGACACCCCATCCTGTGAGGAAAAAAGGTTTGTTGGGATCAGATTTGTAACAAAtcctttttaaatgttgtttggtTAAGCAATTTGTTCTGCATTCATCACAGTTACACTGTTTTTAACAACAAAAGCGATGCGCAATGATTTCTTTTATCTATGCAGAAAATGCTTCGGATATTGCAAATGTCAGCTGTTAAGCGGGGACGATACACTGATGACTGCAATATGCAGCAAATACAGCTGCAAGCAAATACACTTTCCATTTCTACATGTTTCTTTAACATGATGACCTGATGATTAGATGATCGTCTCAGCCAAATCTCAACCAAAACGTGAAAAAGGCTGAGAGTTTCATCCTGTTTGGACAGCTGAGCTAAAGtagcattatttaatttttggaTTGTGGTATAAACTTTCGGCGACAATTGATAAACATTTggattatgaaagtgaagtgattgtgaaacactttagcacagcacacggtgacacaacaaaatgtcctctgcttttaaccatcacccttggtgagcagtgggcagccatgacaggcgcccggggagcagtgtgtggggacggtgctttgttatGGTTTGCTCATTAGTTCATAGAAGAATATAACGaacatgttatattttacacagacaacctCATCAATTGATAAATTCGAGAAAAATAATATGTTGCTCCGGtcactgaatatatatattgataaaaCTGTTCAGTGTGTTAAATCTCTTCTCCCACATTGATGGATCTTAAACATGCTGTCCACCAAAAAGTAAAAGAGCCTTTCAGTCTCTGCTGTCTGAAAGCTCAGTCTGTGGATCCATCAGAAATGATCTTAAAACTCAAAGGACCCAGTCATGGAGGTTGTCAATCATCAAGCCAGTTGCTCCATAGCGAGATCTGAGAGGAACCAATAGGAAGTGGCTGAGCAAGCATTTGACTTGGACCAGACTGTccttctggggcagtggtggccatgcagttaaggaagcagccccataatcagaaggttgccggttcgaatcctgatccgctgaggtgccactgagcaaagcaccgtccccatacattagcaagggtgatggttaaaagaagaggacacatttcgtgtcaccgtgagctgtgctgcagtgtttcacaatcacgttcactttttttctaagCACTAGGATTTTCTCAATATGAGAGAATTAATTGAATCAAATCAGAAtatgaattatgtttttatatgaaACTGCATCAAATAAAGGAAATTCTACCAATAATGAAGACAAAAAACCAAAAACTTAATTGCCTAATTTCGATATTTCCCCTCCCACAATAAGTATATGCCAGGAGCTGCGTGTGTAATTAACACAATCCGTAATCATCTCGGTTGATTCTGAAAGATTTTGGCTTGACTCCCACCCATCATGAAATGAACATGGTGCCTAAATGGGACGATGCTCCAAAGGCCCTTCGATGTGCAGAAAGCTTGCATCATTCCGCACAATGAAGCGAGGATGATGTGAGGAAAACGAAGCAGATGCTGGGGTGGCGCGATGATGCAACAAACGGTCTGACACATTATTCCTTTGCCAAATTCATTCTGTTTGGAAGTCGCAATGCTTAaccacacacttaaaaaaaaaaaaaacgaaataaaaaaatgaaagcatttgGCTTCGACCGGCATATGCGGAATAACTCGATAACTCATTCATCAGCCGTGTCAATGACCCAATCAGTGTTTGTCAGGTATGGACTCAGTCACACAAACTAATCCATCACCTCTTTGTTTTACAGGGGAGTTTCTGCCATccagaaaaaaaggtttgtgtttctttaatttATCTCTGTCTTCTGTGTTCTAAGGATGGCAACGTAAATTCTTTTTGCTTTCCATGATTAATGACAGTGAACAGACGTGGAATGATTGCCAGACAATGGACCCCGGGCCACCTCTGAGTGTTAATTTCATGAGTCAGTAAATAATTTGCTGTCTAATTGGGCTCTCATAGCCAATCAGATGGTGGGCAAGGCGCTCGTTAGCTGTCATTAGCAAAATGGAAAGAATCGGCCATTTAAGCCTCTACAAGCCGAGAGAATGCATCTTAATCAGGATTTATTCAGCTTTTGTTTAATCACCGTGCTGCACATTGCAATATCTGTTATTACGGAATCATAGCACGtctatgtattatttttattattctctaTCGTTTCGTAATGTTTTTGTCTTGTTAGCATGTAATCATAAATGTTAAGCATGCCTTTTATGTAGCTTTTGTTGCATTTCATTGTTGGCAAACACCATGCTTGCATGCTTGGGATGTTGGAATACATGtaacatatgtatttatttagactGACAATCTGTTTAATAATGTAACtaataaataacacattttgaaCCATTTGAAAGTTAATCATGATCAATTTTAAGACGAAAGcgtgcatatttaaaactattacagagacaagGGTCCCCGGAGAGTCCCACTCCAACCCTCTTCCCAATCCACAAAATGCACAGAGGCATTGTTCTTCCTGTTGAATCTAACAAGTGTGTCAACTAAGGTGATTCCACACCTACCGCACTTGTACCGGGGGAATGTTGAAGTGGTTCCTGCTTTCTCCACTGCAATCCTCTGTCTCTTTTACTGTCAGCAAGACAGCTGAAATCTGACTGACTGACTTGTCCCACGTAGAAACTGTCCAACCCTCCATTTGTTTGCCAGTGGCATTGCTTGCAAAAACTGTGTGGATGTTGAATCATGCTGGTTTCAATGACTACAGCCATCAAATGTTCTTATGGCGCTTGCACCGCATAGCTGTCAAGATTTTACACTCATACATGGACCCACAATGTACATTTTTCACTTAATTGTGCAACCACATGCATATGGAGACATGGGTGAGCACTGATCTGCTACAGTGATTTGCACATGGCAGCCTTGCAATAGGAAATAGGAACGTATTGACCCAAATGTAAGACGACCTTTTTTTAGGTTGTGCAGTTAGTCATTTATTAGAAAACCTCTTTTtggttgtattttatttgaagatAATGAAGATAAGGTACATGACTATTAatttaaatacagtaaataaaattaatttctttaaatcaatttatttctcttttaaatTAATTAGCCACATTTAAAGTGCAAATATATGTACGAAgaaatcctgaaaaaaaacCTCTCTTCATCCTTCATCCAAATAGTTTTTATGTGTATAAACCCTGAAAGTAGTGTTATTTCAGACATACTATGAGtgggaaaaaatgaataaaaaagtcATATATTTGGGCCAATACAGTACAGCATGCATCACATTGTACAGTATGCATATAAGCCATTCatgcaatacacacacacacacacacacattcatatttagTTAGATAAAGGGGACTCAGCTTTAGCGGAACAAGCACCATGATAGTAATGAAAGTGCTTGTAAATCTTGCACTGGGCtgcactttttcatttttatgcctCACACATGCATCTCCTCCCCTGTACGGATCTGTCACTGACCCTCACATTAAGATAAATAGCTTTGTGATGCAGTTGCAGAGTTGCGGGTCCAGGAcctggatgaagaggaggaggaagaggaggaagaattTTTAGATGAGggcgaggaggagggggaggaagaagaagaattagaggaggaagaggaagaactagaggaggaggatgaggcaGACGAAGACGATGAAGAAgtagatgaggaggaggaggaggaggaagatgcaGAGATcgcagatgaagaggaagaagaagaaacaattgaggatgaagaggaggaagatgagacAGCTCAGGCGGCTGACAAAGAGATGGAAGCTGAAgaatcaaaagaacacaaagctGAGgttgaggaggaagaggaacaaGAAGAGGAAGAACAAGAGGAAGCAGATACTGTGGAACCAGAAGAAGTAGATACTGGGGAACCAGAAGAAGCAGATACTGGGGAACCAGAAGAAGCAGATACTGAGGaaccagaagaagcagaaactggggaaccagaagaagcagaaacTGGGGAACCAGAAGAAGCAGATACTGGGGAACCAGAAGAAGCAGATACTGCGAAACCAGAAGAAGCAGATACTGAGAAACCAGAAGAAGCAGATACTGAGAAACCAGAAGAAGCAGATACTGGGGAACCAGAAGAAGCAGATACTGAGAAACCAGAAGAAGCAGATACTGGGGAACCAGAAGAAGCAGATACTGGGGAACCAGAAGAAGCAGATACTGGGGAACCAGAAGAAGCAGATACTGGGGAACCAGAAGAAGCAGATACTGAGAAACCAGAAGAAGCAGATACTGGGGAACCAGAAGAAGCAGATACTGGGGAACCAGAAGAAGCAGATACTGGGGAACCAGAAGAAGCAGATACTGGGGAACCAGAAGAAGCAGATACTGAGAAACCAGAAGAAGTAGATACTGAGGAACCAGAAGAAGTAGATACTGGGGAACCAGAAGAAGCAGATACTGGGGAACCAGAAGAAGCAGATACTGGGGAACCAGAGGATGAGGATACAGAAGAGAAAGCTGAAGAGGAAGAGGtggcagaagcagcagcagatgtggacgaggaggacgagTCAGAGGAGGCTAAAGAGAAGTCTGAAACAGACACTGATGAAGATGTGGAAGCCAAAGATGAAGAGCCAGCAGCTGTCGCCGTTGCGGCTGCCGTTGCCACTGACGCTGCAGCagctgccgccgccgccctcGCCGCTGCTGatgcggccgccgccgccgctgcagaTGCCGCCGCTGCCGCTGTGAAGGCCGCCGCAGCCGCCGCAGATGCTGCTGCTCTCGCCGCTGCTGCAGCGGTTGACAATGCTGCAGATGATGAGATGAGCAAGGACATATCTGatggtgaagatgatgatgatgatgatgatgaagccAAAACCATACCGGCAACTGAAGCAGGAggtgatgacgatgatgaagaTGACCAAAAACTTCAAAGTGAAGACAAAAATGATGACACTGACACCTCTACAAATGTTGCTGATGACAGCCAAGAAGATGATGGTGATAGTGACATGACCATTGAGTCGCctgatgatgaagatggtgaCATGGAAGAGAAAGTTGAAACCACACAGCCTGGTGAAGCTCAcattcaggatggtgatgaaGAAAAAAGTGATGAAATGACTGATGTCGATGACAAAGCCAGCAGTACAACTGACATTGTAGATGAAGAtcaagatgatgatgatgatgatgatgacgatgacaaAAAACATGAAGATGATGACGATGAAAAATCCAATGTAGTTGCTGCTACCGATGACACTGAGGATGACCATGCTGGTGAGGATGACCAAAAAGATGAAGATTCTGACCAAACTAAAGAAGAGAAAGATGATCATGGAGACATTAAGGATGACGAGGATGATGCTACCAAACCTGCTGATCTACTGAAAGGTAAGAATGATGACAGTTGCTGATACAGATGAGGAAGACACTACCACTCACCCTGTTGACAGTGGcaatgaggatgatgatgaggataaTTAGTCCTAATAGTCCTATCAGTAATGATTTTGGACTTCATGTAGACAGTAGCGATGAAGATGTTTTAATAGGCAAAGATTGTTGAGGTAAAAGATTGTGATGTTGCTCCTGCTATTTTAGAAGATGAGCCCAAAGAGAGTGATGAAGATGCCAAAGATGAGAagaaagatgatgatgatgatgatgctgttcACACAGGTACTGAGAAGTTGTTCTCCATCTTCCTcaacacactcatacatgcTCATACCTAGACCAGTCCCACCAGGATTATGCTGGTTTCTGTGAAATTGCTGGATGTTGATGGAAAAATCGTTTCAACCTGTTTCATTGCGAGTGAAGCAGCTCTGTCCTCAgcagtcagtgttttttttttttttactaaacgTGTCTGCATTCATTGTTTCGATTGCTGTATTGCAGTGTCCTGAAGGAGGTGATTCTCTGTACTAAACCCATGCATTTGTTCCGGATAGTTTACCTGCAAAACTGAAACTaagccaaaagaaaaaaatctattggaGTATCTGTGTTACACATCATTCCTATTCACCTGTTTACATCTGAACATTACATCAACATTACTACATCCATTAACATGCATGCAGCGTACATGTGTTCTGTTGAGATTTCAGGATTAATACACAACGTtttatttgcatacattttagCAACAGGAGGCTACCTAATTTCATAATAATTACGTAATGACTAATGTACAATGCAAGGAGATTTATGTTTCAGCTTTCGTTATGGCCATTGCTTTTTTaatgtggttttgttttatttcatatgaGGGCCCTTGCATCAAATGTAATCAGATCTTGTGACAGGGAACAGAAGTAGGGTATTGTTAAACAGTCTTGTGCTTTTAGTTCCCTCATAATtgaaacattttacagcatCTCCACATGACTGGATGGATTGCGTTATAAAATTAATCCCTAACTGGACCTATAACAATCTGGCTGCATTGGCATTAatatgacacacacataaaatctAAAGCTGGGCAGACCGGCTCTGAAAGTCGGCTAATGTTATTAGGGAGCGTTCTGGGGGAGGCAGGCAGTCGTGGCCATGCGATTGTGCGATTCCAACCCCGAGCTGAGTGCTGGGAGGGGCAGTGGGCACAGCGCTGGGTGGATGCCAGGGAAACGCTGCATGAGGAGCACTCTACTACAGCTGGCCCAATAACCCTCCCTGCCAAACTAGATACTTGGACAGGTCACAGAAGGACGTGTGGACTCtggttttcatgtgttttgctTTGTACTAGCTGTAGTAGGAGTGGTGGCAGTAGCACATGTCGTTGCAGTCGCAGCAAAATACTACGCACTTAACCTCTAATTTGCTATGGGTTACAAGAAAATTGATGCATTGcatcatttgtaaatgtaaacatcttgacatttttatttttttgtagaaattaacaaaattatttttacgTGTGACAACCACTCCATAGTGTGATCAAGACAGAGCTGCTGAActtcttattttctttatttatcagGATAAAATTTAGGGATGTGCTGTTTGAGTTTCACAGTACAATTCTGGTTTGAAGACTGCAATTGTGTGAGATTATAAAACGGAAATTAAATTAGGAGTATATTAAAACCATACTGAAAAagctgtaacaaaaaaaaaaaagagattatgCAAAATTAATGTGGAATCAAAATAATATCAAATAA
Coding sequences within:
- the trdn gene encoding triadin isoform X3; protein product: MTEAIEARSSTTTTTILETKNGDALSSTVRVSKRTVTDDLYSTFSSPMAWVLVLALIITWSAVAIIMFDLLDNKSLKAHTLYCDDPCLPPGPRAPAARKAHKAASSLRAHTGAIPEMTSDPVKAMNEAMEESTDWIGTFLGAVTSLIAPEELDEDVTPHPVRKKGEFLPSRKKVAELRVQDLDEEEEEEEEEFLDEGEEEGEEEEELEEEEEELEEEDEADEDDEEVDEEEEEEEDAEIADEEEEEETIEDEEEEDETAQAADKEMEAEESKEHKAEVEEEEEQEEEEQEEADTVEPEEVDTGEPEEADTGEPEEADTEEPEEAETGEPEEAETGEPEEADTGEPEEADTAKPEEADTEKPEEADTEKPEEADTGEPEEADTEKPEEADTGEPEEADTGEPEEADTGEPEEADTGEPEEADTEKPEEADTGEPEEADTGEPEEADTGEPEEADTGEPEEADTEKPEEVDTEEPEEVDTGEPEEADTGEPEEADTGEPEDEDTEEKAEEEEVAEAAADVDEEDESEEAKEKSETDTDEDVEAKDEEPAAVAVAAAVATDAAAAAAAALAAADAAAAAAADAAAAAVKAAAAAADAAALAAAAAVDNAADDEMSKDISDGEDDDDDDDEAKTIPATEAGGDDDDEDDQKLQSEDKNDDTDTSTNVADDSQEDDGDSDMTIESPDDEDGDMEEKVETTQPGEAHIQDGDEEKSDEMTDVDDKASSTTDIVDEDQDDDDDDDDDDKKHEDDDDEKSNVVAATDDTEDDHAGEDDQKDEDSDQTKEEKDDHGDIKDDEDDATKPADLLKEDEPKESDEDAKDEKKDDDDDDAVHTETQRLRREKAKEVLKEREKSNQKPKEEERRKAEAKEEPKARAVKEASKPTHEEPAAAQRKKAEGAEKRHKAPTELKERKDKTEAKKSDVKREMKKKTKAEEKVARKADKDAKPEKRGRGRSEEKVTLKDAKRKGVAKREADVPKKTSAEKLKKKEPKVAKKEDVFKRTPKKKEAVSPRKSPKTLRKKATEPRLDKSTAGVTVKREKVEESKQVDVAPPSQEAAPCRPTPVYCPAPPGWYVHHVVTENPVPPPSAAGAQVPILTTMIPTAIPLYPSPPTQEPAVKIKSMLKKAKKEKTKAPSEKKEKSVVTKCMTGTTLTPKEDFAKEKSDSALKKEIETEEEEPKSILPPGDSLLAAQEETAKEPSDTAQEEGLKEEEKATAESTAAPAEQTEAKDAHEKDVNISATAKEPQTGDNVTEKKKPGKIPYFQCVVYSGKSGQHPLRPFTPGMTPAMSSAMRAAIEQRAALMEQKARAAASH
- the trdn gene encoding triadin isoform X6 translates to MTEAIEARSSTTTTTILETKNGDALSSTVRVSKRTVTDDLYSTFSSPMAWVLVLALIITWSAVAIIMFDLLDNKSLKGPRAPAARKAHKAASSLRAHTGAIPEMTSDPVKAMNEAMEESTDWIGTFLGAVTSLIAPEELDEDVTPHPVRKKGEFLPSRKKVAELRVQDLDEEEEEEEEEFLDEGEEEGEEEEELEEEEEELEEEDEADEDDEEVDEEEEEEEDAEIADEEEEEETIEDEEEEDETAQAADKEMEAEESKEHKAEVEEEEEQEEEEQEEADTVEPEEVDTGEPEEADTGEPEEADTEEPEEAETGEPEEAETGEPEEADTGEPEEADTAKPEEADTEKPEEADTEKPEEADTGEPEEADTEKPEEADTGEPEEADTGEPEEADTGEPEEADTGEPEEADTEKPEEADTGEPEEADTGEPEEADTGEPEEADTGEPEEADTEKPEEVDTEEPEEVDTGEPEEADTGEPEEADTGEPEDEDTEEKAEEEEVAEAAADVDEEDESEEAKEKSETDTDEDVEAKDEEPAAVAVAAAVATDAAAAAAAALAAADAAAAAAADAAAAAVKAAAAAADAAALAAAAAVDNAADDEMSKDISDGEDDDDDDDEAKTIPATEAGGDDDDEDDQKLQSEDKNDDTDTSTNVADDSQEDDGDSDMTIESPDDEDGDMEEKVETTQPGEAHIQDGDEEKSDEMTDVDDKASSTTDIVDEDQDDDDDDDDDDKKHEDDDDEKSNVVAATDDTEDDHAGEDDQKDEDSDQTKEEKDDHGDIKDDEDDATKPADLLKEDEPKESDEDAKDEKKDDDDDDAVHTETQRLRREKAKEVLKEREKSNQKPKEEERRKAEAKEEPKARAVKEASKPTHEEPAAAQRKKAEGAEKRHKAPTELKERKDKTEAKKSDVKREMKKKTKAEEKVARKADKDAKPEKRGRGRSEEKVTLKDAKRKGVAKREADVPKKTSAEKLKKKEPKVAKKEDVFKRTPKKKEAVSPRKSPKTLRKKATEPRLDKSTAGVTVKREEKVEESKQVDVAPPSQEAAPCRPTPVYCPAPPGWYVHHVVTENPVPPPSAAGAQVPILTTMIPTAIPLYPSPPTQEPAVKIKSMLKKAKKEKTKAPSEKKEKSVVTKCMTGTTLTPKEDFAKEKSDSALKKEIETEEEEPKSILPPGDSLLAAQEETAKEPSDTAQEEGLKEEEKATAESTAAPAEQTEAKDAHEKDVNISATAKEPQTGDNVTEKKKPGKIPYFQCVVYSGKSGQHPLRPFTPGMTPAMSSAMRAAIEQRAALMEQKARAAASH